AGTTCATTACAGAGAGCGAAAGCAATGTGATCTGTAGTGACAGCACATTGTCTTTCATTATACCTGGATTATTTGAACCAAAACGAGTGCATAAAGTGGAGGCAAATTGTGGTAGTGCTTGTTCACCTCCGCATGTGGGCTCGGAAcatcttttctcttttaataggGTTTCTAGTTTTGAGAAGGCTGTGAGAGTGCATGCGGTGGTGCTCAGGTTCTGCAGCATTTTGAAATCTAAGTTTAAAAGTAAACATCCAGCTCTAGATCATTTTGAAGTTGAAGATGAAGGCTTTAACTTTTATGATGAAGCTGTAGGCAGATTATAATCAGGGATCAACATATTCACTTCCCAGATGTCTTTGattattttcactcaaaacaGAAGCAGTTGAAGAATCTGCCTAACATTGTTGCACAATTGAACTTGTTCTTGATTCGGATGGCATGGTGAGGATAAAGAGTAAATGCCGAAGATTGAAGGAAGTCCAACATCTTAACAAATTCAACTATCCTTTACTAATATCGAAGGACTATATTGGTTCCTCTGATTATAAGGGAATTGCACGTTGAAGCTCTCGCATGCTGGTTGTTATCCTTTGTTGGCGGAACTTAGAAGAAACTTTTGGATTGCCCATATATACTCGGCTGTGAAGAAAGTTCTGTCAAACTGCATTACATGTAAGAGAGTAAATGAGAGGGTAATTAAAcctaaattaaacaataaatcaaAGCAGTTACCCAGAGTTCAGGATTAATCCTGAAAACGTACCGTACAGGCAGATTTTTATTGATCATATGGGTCcatttaaaataaagaatgatcaAGGAAATACTGTCAAGGTATGGTTGTTATGTATTACGTGTCTGTGGTCTCGGGCtattaacttgaaaatttttatttgtatggatttaacttcagaggaatttattagaGCATTACAACTTCATACATATGAATTTGGCATTCCCTCCCTATGTCTGTCTGATTTGGGATCACAATTCGTTGCTGGTGCAAATCAGATCTCTAGTTCCTCAGCGATTACGAGACAAATGCATATTTACAGGAACGTGGAATTAAATCCTTTAAATTTGAGCAATATTACAAGGGATGTAATCAACTCGGCTCGTAGTCGAGTCTTGCGTGAAACTAACCAAGCGCTTATTATTTGGAGCAATACGCAATAATATTCTTCCCCTtcgggattttgattttattgttcacaAAACTCTATATTTGGTGAACAGAAGGCCAATTTCATTTAAAGAGTCTCTTAGGGACTCTTCAGGAGAGAGCATTCCAGAAATCATTACCCCGGAGATGTTGATTCATGGCAGAGAATTGGTTTCCATCAATATAATCCCTCAACTACAAGGCCCAACAGATCCCGATCCGGAATTCAATGAAGATCAGATTCCTTCATCATTACTGAAACTACAAAATGTACgacataatcataaaatatacaaTGAAGAATTTATTGGGAATCTGATAGATCAAGCCGTGAATAAAAAAGACCGATACAAGCCCGTTCAACATAAAGAACTTAAAGTTGGAGATATAGTACTTTTGAAGGAACCCTTAGCTAAACCCTGTAATTATCCAATGGGACGCATTAAggaaattataacaaatataaacaatgaagttACGGCTGTGAAAGTCTTTAAAGGggaaattataaacaaatataaacaatgaagttACGGCTGTGAAAGTCTTTAAAGGGAAAACTGGAAAACGGCACTCTAGTTCTATAATTCCTCTTTTGTCAGTCCCAGGCGATGATGAGAAGCAAGGTGTACCAGACACTAATAACTGTTCATATTGTATCATCACGTCCTAAAAGAAAAGCAGCTATACAGGGTGCTGCCAAAATTCACCAAATTTTGGCTGCATCTGATTATGGgatttttcattactgttaatattgttttatttggattcttttggttggtttttatttttgggtaattttcatgtaaatacatttacattatatactttTGATTTCATACTAAATCAAAATTCTCTCCCCTGGAGTGTAGAAAAATATGTTAttcaattcctttaattttactagttctaaaaaaaaaatatgcattatcactacggcatcagtattaaagtgctttacctatgtaattacttaactagtcaattttaaaattaacgtaattttcataaatagcttTTCTCGTCTAATCCTTTTAAATGGTTGTTGCCGTGAACAAACCACCAATTTTAATGcggaaaatgttttctttgtttaacGAGTGACGGAGAACCGCAGTACCTGTCAAGAACTTAACAACAGCAGTCTTCAGCAGAAGTTCCATAGTCATACTTACCGTGGATTAAACTTTGAAGTGATTTAGTGACATATGGATCTTATCATTTGCATCACGGTCATGTGTTACGCAAATATGGAATAATTCTATCAAGTTACCATTGGACCCGACCTGCCAAAGGGGAACCCGCTTACCTATCTCCTAAATCACACAAAAAACAAGGTGagagaaaagttattttatctttgtgttttttttaaactgtccagATCTTTACTTTTATTCCTGCAGCTTTAATGGATGCTTATGTGATAAGTGTATTATTATCTATACTTATCCAAATTATACGTACCTTACCTATACTTACCTTACATATAAGTGAATTACATACTTATTCATACTTCTAGttactttaattatatttcattagtcaatttactatttaattgtattgaattCTGTTTTTACGCTCATTTTGACGTTTTGTTTACTGGGATagaaatatactttacattttacttgtttacttttgggCTGTTATTTCATTGGGGTAGTTGCGTCCGATTCTGTTCATACATGAAATCTTAAGATTTCCTCTTGTTCACTATTTCAGATGTGTTTGTATACTTTCGGATTCATTTCATTGGCCTCCGGATGATGCAGCCCAAGTACTCACTTCCTATCCTTATGGTTCACGTCAAGTGTTTGTTTGTcattcagaagtttatttttgtggttcgatgatatacattacaattaaattcattgtaacttatactttattatttaatatatcctatattaaccttataaatttaataaattaccttatcattaaaatctgtatagaattcatttttatacaaggttcaagcgcctgcagaaggaagtggaagacttcaggaaggaaaagtgtggactccagtgtgaagttgaggctacaaaactcaagaggaaggagctgacatgccttctagagaaaggaaatcgtggctggagaggaagactggtgtccagggcgaacggaatgaaaagctggaagatgaggttggacagctgcgaaagagcgaaggagaaattggtttacaaCCTGAAAAACCTGCAGGGGAAAAAACAGACGCCTGGAAACTGAAGGAGCAGCtgttcatcttcaaggaatggcacgatctccaaggaatggcgcgatcttcaaggaatggcactggcctcacaaagacggatgagatgtgaaaaatttgaggacaaTGTTTAGTTGATggaaagtttaatgtttatttgtaataagtttgctttgttgatcCTTGAAGGAAGTTGAAGTTGCAGGAAATAAATgtgctaaaatgttttcttaacagttttattgattcctgaaaggaaaaggaagatgggaggattgaagaaagcgtgaggaaaataacaggattggtggagtgccaggagaaaaagcataggattcagagaagccccaggagaactgaaaggattcagataagccccaggagaactgaaagaattcagagaagcctcatGAGAagactgaaaggattcagagaagccccaggagaattggaaaggattcagtggcatattctggttcttagACTAAGCAAAGTTGTTTGTCTATGGTGGGGCAGGCGGGAGAGGCCCGCCACCGCGTCCCGGGAAGAGGGCACATGTATCGTGATGTCTGAGGAGGGCTCCAACCAGCCTGATAACAGAAGCTGGCGTAGACTGAGGACGAATCAGGgcatttcataattttccaatctctcaaacaGCAATACTACCATAATcgactcagcattctcatctctgttctctgaatctttacttcctcttttcttcttagagcccatgtttctgctccatacattaatgcTGTCTTACtatagtgttatatatcttgacttgtagcttgattggcattttcttatcactctAGCTATCTTtctccatgcagcttttatcctactgcctTCGATAATGACCTAaggataatattaaataaaagtatttgagTCTAAATCAGACGATATTTACAGAGTTTACGAAAGTAATATAAATGGAAACACAAATAACGGGTAAAATACGGCTTACTAAATGGACGTAGTCATGGTCAATTCCTCTCTTCCCGGTTTAGACAACAATTTCAGTTATATTTCTCATTCTATTCTGTCTCACAGTAGCATACACGAGCGTTCATGTAACGATGTAAATTTCGAGATGTGGAGCCTCACTACAGAACATTCTTCTTGAATACGAATCACTAAGACAAAATGCGAAGTTGGTCTAGTGCTTACCCTTTCAGACCACCCATCTGGCCTTGCAAAGGTATtcagatatagagagagagagagagaataaaagtatttttctttgtttcgtggcttttttatatatactcgcAGATTGTGCTTCACCTGAGGATTAAGGGTTCATTCTTTAACTACTATAATGGaatgaataaatacaacaatTACATCACAATACAAAGATTCATTGCTTGCACTAAGTGGCCAAGGTCGCCTGGGTATACATTCtttgtagaattaaaaaaaaaacttatgatccTTGACAGgagtaaataattatacatttatatgattCTGGGTGACTTATAATATTCCCCaatttccgccccccccccccccccccaagctccAGCCCCCGCCTCCACCGCCCTTTATTTGGGGAGAAAGCGCCGGGCGTGCTGTATAAaccatagatctctctctctctctatatctatggtatGGGCAATTATGTAAGTGCTTTTTCCAAAGAATAAGTACACTTGATGCCCCTTTCATTagccaataaatgaaacaaattcgtTATATCCCCTACGAACGTTAACTGATACtgaactgacctttttttttttttttgttttttttttttttttttttatacctataaGCTATAAAATCTGTATACAGGACATTTTTTCAAACATTCCAAATAATACGAATGGCTCTACgcactttgtatttattttacgaAGTGGCACATATTTATTACGTCCCTCCAAACCATTATAATGCATTCACATCTGACGTGTGGCCGTGGCTTTAGTCATGTCTTTCAATGGATGACAGTGCTAAAGGGTGGGAACGGCATGTCTGTTGTTCAGTGCGAATTAGATTTCCAAATAACGCGAAGATTTCAAAgcactttggatttattttaactaaattatacatatttattacgtcCCCTCCCAAACTATAATGCATTCACGTCTGATGGGACATCAGTTATGTCTTTTTTAATGAATGGATGACGTGCTAGACGCACGGCGTGACGTCACCCGGgaaaatggaaacaaaacaaGATCCTCCACCTCGGTACTAAACATCTTCACATAGGCTTGCTTTGGGACTTCACTGATTTGAGTGTTATTATTGCCAGACTATTACACTTTTCTGTTACAGATACCTGAAATAATTCCTTGTGAACAGACACTTCCCTATTGTTTACTATCAGGCCTTGTCTATCCACCGTCAAAAAGTTATTGTGATATTAGTACTAGGTATACGTACTTGATTTTTTGAAGTTGAACAAGTTACTACCCTGCTAGCAATATCACTGAGAGTTAACAGCTTCCACTACtcttttaccttccttttgcTTTAGCCATTGCTAAGGTAGTGCCACGTTTTTAGCTTTAACAACCACCGCTTCTCAGATTAACATAATTCTTGACTCATCACTAGTCTTACGTATTAGCCCAATTTTCTGTTAATATATTTTAGTCTCTAGGGCAATATCCTGAccctttattttctttgattccCAACTGTGAATAAATGTTAGGTGCTGTCTTCGGCTCTGCAGAGATTGCACACTTCATCCTTGGATTTCTTCCTTAAGTTTTCCTTCAGGTCCAACATATTCCATTCATCAAACTAAATGCATTGTCCTAGCATCCTTTGTTTCaagttttctaatatattaatcttTACTGAAACCTTCTACAAACGTTAGCTTCTACATCTCTTCTGTGGTCCTTCCAGCctcttcataatttttcatctttatttccttttattttcttactcCTATTTCTATATTAACTTCATATCGTTGCACTGTCCAAAATAGTTTCTTAGTTGATCCTATACTATTTTCCTCCAGCATCTGTACCTCCTTTCTACTCAATACCCTTGTTTCTGAGCTATATATCATTAGTGGCCTGTTTATGGTACAATATGTCTTCAGTCTTTTGGCATTCTTAAATTGCACATTACCCTTATGACGACATTCCTATATTTCCCCCAAATGACGCTCTTTCCCCCAGTTTCGTACCCTCCTTCTTCCTgagcttaaagtagatcctaagtacaGCACCTGAAAGTCTCTACATTTTAGACCTAGGCATCTTCTATCTTGCTTAAATAAGCTATTCTTTCCTGCTTGCTAACCAGAAACCTTACATTTACTTTCATACCCGACCCACACCATTATAAAGATTCCTACTACTCTCGCACTTCTCTGACATTGTTTTTCTGTCTCTGCcataatattttgcatataaaaaatttaattcctgATCCCTTCACTCACCACTAACTACATCCATGATAAGTACAAACAGAAAAGGGCTATAAGGCGAACTTTGGTGTACTATATCAACTGTCAAAATTTTGTTTTGCCAATGGCTGTTATTACTGCTGATCAACTGAATCTTGACTGCTAAAGGAGAGGATAAGAGAAGAATAAGAATGATGATGAAGTCACAgcaagaagataaggaaaatgaGAACAATGCCAATCACAGTGGAGTTGCATTATGGGTCATTCGCTcccattttatattaaatttgtaaatatacaaCTTATTTATAAATAGTTACTATAAAGGAAAGCATATTGACTCAACATACAGTGCtcattatacacggactttttacactttgtattattgtggaccctttagaacattatatatactcatgtggtagagagtttttccctactaagaTGTGATATTAAGGGATCTGGGACTCTTCCTAAGTTAATTCACAAGGTCAAGATAAATTTATAgtagcagtccccgggttacgacgggggttccgttcttgagacgcgtcataagccgaaaatcgtcgtaagctggaacattgtaaaaaatcttaagaaaaccttacttttaatgctttggatgcattgaaaactatgtaaactgcattcttattgcatttctcaaaaaaaaaaaaaaaccttcatatattgattattttgcatttttggtcatatttcatctgccagatgagcgttgtaggcgtcgtaaccctggaaataatgtctgatgaatataattgagaagcgccttaacctcggaacgtggTAACctgaacccgtcataacccggggactgcctgtatactacTAGGAAGCATAGTTTCATTCAAGATATTCATGGTGGTAACTTGAAAGGTGCTGCACATTAGTAAAGCAAATACAATAAACCAACACACTAAGCACCAAGATAATGGACAAAAGAAAACATATTAACTATGACACTTTATTAAATTACTGTAATATACACAGATGAACATTGGCTAACTTGCAATCTTATTATTAAATTTGGTCAACAAGCTTGAAATTTTTTATGCTGAGGCTTTGGCAAGATATGGAAATAAGTTTTTGTAAATTGGAATACTGCCATCTTGATATTCAGCGTAAAATCTCTTGATTTCCTTATGATTCCAGTTAGGATTTAACTTTTCTGTTGTCATGATGACAGTTCCAGGTTCTTTTGCAAACAAACTTCTGTCATTCCCAATGCCCACCTGAAATTGAGTAGAAATTGTGAGTTGAcaaattgaaaagtttttttttttgaacaaaatCAATTTTCTCATACACACCCATTACTTGTAAATACTCTAATCTCGTTGTCAGAAAACAGCAGGTTATCAGTAACTGAGCTTGCTGCCACACTCTCTGTGTGCCtgaaaaattaagtttcatttatttattcttaattaccTGCATTATAACTACTGTACTGTACTGGGATCattgaagaagaaaagaggaagtaaagcttcaGGGaatagagatgagaatgctgaggggGATTATGGGAATaccactgcttgagagattggaaaatgatgaataaGATGAAGAGCAGTCTTAGTAAAGTTTTCAGACGTGATAAGAGTCAtaattgagatggtatggacatgtgttaaggatggatgacgaggagggagtgaagagggcttggtaagaacctgttagaggaagaagattgagagggagacagagaattagacagaaagataaagtgaagggagatatggaaagaagaggtttggtggaggacgatgcctttgatagagggcagtggagaaggtgcagctggcaaccgaccccttaatgtatggATAAGGAtaggaaagaagactgggatcactaatgaaaaatttcattttttataagtcAATAAAGTGATGACCATCATCACCATTTCCAATGCTGTAAGGCACAAAAGAGCCCTTTGAAATTCTGATAtttgtctttcctgtgctttcactTTCCCATGCTTCTGCTCATTTGAAGCCTCACGTCTTGTGCTCACATCCATGTAGGTCTGAGTCTTAAAGCTCTTCTACTTCCCAGAGGACACCAGCTGACACTATCATATACTATGTAAACTCCAGGGATTTTGCATAAGATTCCAACCCATCTATATCTCCCTTTCATTATTACCTCATCTACATATGGAACTTCTGTAATTTCCCTTATAGCAAAATTTCTCTTTACCATGCCCCCAGACTATTAATAGTGCTTGTAAAGTTTTATTCTCAAACTTACAATGTTATAGATGTAGTTTTATTCATCACTAAGATACCTGGTAATAAATGATTGAATGATCAGGAGAAAAAAGATTAATActaacatacacaaaaaaaagcAGCTACACCAAAAGATTTCAAGGAAATACATtaggaattatatttatttcagatgACCAGCTTCTGTAATTAAACCCAAAATGTCACTAAAGTTGCCAAGTTGTGTGTTGAAAGCAGGTAATGATTCCCTTCCAAACATTGGAATCAGTTACTCATAACTACCATAATATTGCACAGTTTCTTGGGTGCTCCAGTAGGGAGAGGGGAGCAATGTTATTGTAACATGCAAAGGATAAAAGCATAAGCACTTCCTTTCTATGAGGGAAGAAGAATGCACAACACAGATGATGAGAGAAGAAATGGTAACGCTGTGCCTCATACGTCCTTCTAGTAGAATCAGTCATCATCAATTGTAAAACAATCCCAAATAAGAAGCAAAAGGAAACCAAAGTTGTCAATAACTTGTCAGAGAAAGAAATCAAACCAATACCCATGTTAAGGGATGTCCAGCAGCAGCAAAAAATCTTAACAGTGCTACCAAAGAAAAAGAGAATGCAGACAGTCGAGTGAGTGGCTAGTACTCCAATCTCCTCACACTCATGCTGCTACTAGTTAACATCCTTCTTACCAAGTTTCAAAGACTGAACCAGCTTTAACTAAAGGTATACTCATAAAAGATGATTTGTATTCTTACAGGGACAAAATACTTTAAAGAACCATTAAAAACCTTCACATAACTAAAAATGCAAATAAGACCATCAAAAAGGAAATTACATTCAATCCAGGATGGAAATCTAGTCCAAGCTGTCGCACCAGGATGGTACCGCGAGTAACTTCGGTCAAGTCTTTCTTCTTAATACCACGATGCTTTCCTCTTGGTCTTCCAACTCTGTTTTTACTACTTCCACCTGACTTTTTGCTGGCATTTCGAACACAAGTTACAAGACCTCCGGGAGACtctggaagaaataaaaaatacaattatgcAGAATAAAGAGACAAGGGTAGGCTTTGGTAATTTTGCCTCCTTGTGAAAACttccataaaataaaagttaGGCATACACTACTTTTGacgactccagacccccaatgaattgcccaataagGTTCCATACCCACTTTGCTCAAGTCCACCTAAGTCCTATTTGtagacaatataacttaatacatactttagCTAAGTATGAATACTAGCtaagaatagaacatacaagataATCAAATgcatttatacttttatatagggtaaacaaccgcagtcgATCCATAGTCATTGAGTGgctcggccttattcactcgatatttaattggcgaAACTAGAATACCATTATacctttaagcataccattcaaaagattgaagtttcgtcaacataatgtgatatatgaaagcgccatgcgaactaaaataagcatgagagctctttgtaaaatatgttttcaaggcagttttgaaatccaatacgaCGGCAACCGCGTGACTTGCTGTACGAAACCACAGACAATCACCATCTTTCCCagtactcatttgaacaatgttagcgtatatatgtaacgtttattgatcttattcaagattgcagttgtaatcagcacaataaaacaacattttgttgcctatattagtgaaagtatgaaactttttattcccggggtcatggtttgaactgaaattcatttttaccttgtaatcggtggttttatcctcactgccatcacaactgaaactccacagtgcttatttgattgtaattatacacattttggtcttaattcactccaaattgcacttgaaccatgcTGCGGTTCTtggttcctaagtgctcactccacaaacacagttacgggcacCACATGAGTACACGGTTTataaggtgcaaagctttattcccttaattgtttactttactcattatttagtttaactttactttgttacttacttcaaaatgcttatttaattcatgtctattccCTGTTTTTGCAActaaattaaccccaaaaaattacagatatttctgaagtaaatGCGAGCAGACGACaacaatctagtggagcttcacacatacgccaatgcatttacaaactgtttccatgaattctagttgtcaaagtaa
This is a stretch of genomic DNA from Macrobrachium nipponense isolate FS-2020 chromosome 38, ASM1510439v2, whole genome shotgun sequence. It encodes these proteins:
- the LOC135209866 gene encoding large ribosomal subunit protein bL27-like; the protein is MAGLMNLQTLFTKLSLSCGPKSPGGLVTCVRNASKKSGGSSKNRVGRPRGKHRGIKKKDLTEVTRGTILVRQLGLDFHPGLNVGIGNDRSLFAKEPGTVIMTTEKLNPNWNHKEIKRFYAEYQDGSIPIYKNLFPYLAKASA